Proteins from a single region of Macrotis lagotis isolate mMagLag1 chromosome 2, bilby.v1.9.chrom.fasta, whole genome shotgun sequence:
- the ZP4 gene encoding LOW QUALITY PROTEIN: zona pellucida sperm-binding protein 4 (The sequence of the model RefSeq protein was modified relative to this genomic sequence to represent the inferred CDS: inserted 2 bases in 1 codon; deleted 1 base in 1 codon; substituted 2 bases at 2 genomic stop codons) — translation MLWILLFTLLPFVWGSLGENEDLDPGTLSCGLRSFQFIFPLVNQYGKNPGLITWDNKGMLHILQSDSVCGTXVTYSSLESIQLGASYSGCHVTEGDTIGVSGLDADGNKTVHKVKVHKCSIILPALDALGLDLCDVKTEDRLPCAVSSITKGDCEYLGCCYNSEDEVNPCYYGNTVTAQCTSDGQLSIAVSQNMTHTSVLLDSVHLISGLDDKCEPKEKTNAFILFQFMTGNQAIYKNDLLVSRDVRKXIHGSITRDSIFRYEWFEPLHANPLHPIQWPILEKGCPYAGDNYWTKMVSISRTSTXQFPFYYKLFIIHTLPFPVLVYLHCSASVCQPSRTDSCKVTCPVEIRKRRSSESHSWNKTSNVCSKGPIVFLQIAESPQSGSTLDIKAHWLTISGILIVAISLVSFLVLRRLKSKILGIHIFLHGSSEL, via the exons ATGCTGTGGATTTTACTTTTTACCCTCTTACCTTTTGTTTGGGGGAGTCTGGGAGAAAATGAAGACTTGGATCCTGGAACACTGTCTTGTGGACTAAGGAGTTTTCAGTTTATATTCCCTCTTGTAAATCAGTATGGAAAGAATCCTGGACTAATAACTTGGG ACAACAAAGGGATGCTTCACATTCTACAGAGTGATTCAGTCTGTGGAACTTAGGTCACCTACAGCTCACTGGAGTCCATCCAGCTTGGAGCTTCCTATTCTGGATGTCATGTTACCGAGGGG GATACTATTGGGGTCTCAGGCCTAGATGCTGATGGAAATAAGACTGTTCACAAGGTTAAGGTGCACAAGTGTTCAATCATTCTTCCAG CCCTAGATGCTCTAGGTCTTGACCTATGTGATGTCAAAACTGAGGACAGGTTGCCCTGTGCTGTGTCATCCATCACCAAAGGAGACTGTGAATACTTAGGCTGCTGCTATAACTCTGAAGATGAAGTAAATCCTTGCTACTATGGAAACACAG TGACTGCCCAGTGTACTTCAGATGGCCAATTATCTATTGCTGTTTCTCAGAACATGACTCATACATCAGTGCTT TTGGATTCAGTACATTTGATTTCTGGATTGGATGATAAATGTGAACCCAAGGAGAAAACTAATGCATTTATCCTGTTCCAGTTt ATGACTGGTAACCAGGCAATATATAAGAATGATCTACTGGTATCTAGGGATGTAAGAAAATGAATTCATGGGTCAATCACTAGGGATAGCATCTTCAGGTATGAAT GGTTCGAACCTCTACATGCCAATCCTCTGCATCCAATACAGTGGCCCATCCTAGAGAAGGG ATGCCCCTATGCAGGAGATAATTACTGGACAAAGATGGTATCCATATCAAGAACTTCAAC TCAGTTTCCTTTTTACTACAAGCTTTTTATCATCCATACTTTGCCATT CCCAGTCCTTG tATATCTGCACTGCAGTGCCTCTGTCTGTCAGCCCTCCAGGACAGATTCTTGTAAAGTAACCTGCCCTGTggaaatta GAAAAAGGAGGAGCTCTGAATCCCATTCTTGGAACAAGACTTCAAATGTTTGTAGTAAGGGACCTATAGTTTTCCTTCAGATTGCTGAGAGTCCTCAATCAG GTTCAACCTTGGATATAAAAGCGCACTGGCTTACCATATCTGGAATACTAATTGTGGCAATCTCATTGGTATCCTTTCTGGTACTGAGGAGACTGAAATCAAAGATTCTAGGAATACATATATTTCTTCATGGTAGTTCTGAACTCTAA